The proteins below come from a single Mesobacillus jeotgali genomic window:
- a CDS encoding putative holin-like toxin: MPLTVFETFMAMFSFASLILAILTLSQKK; encoded by the coding sequence ATGCCTTTGACGGTATTCGAAACCTTTATGGCTATGTTTTCATTTGCCAGTCTAATCCTCGCAATCCTAACGTTAAGCCAAAAAAAATAG
- a CDS encoding DUF2935 domain-containing protein, with protein sequence MERDFKAAALYEHRFWLQVLGDHGRFLHESLVPVEQEEIETAKYFINTFDRLLQRVETTDLIHLSMRADEEAKKIRQFKLDLIEKMLTGNIKIHFGPTFVNHMVNEVEEYIRVLEYLKRGEVPPVFHELHHHTVWLLDAAGHAGAIQSNLDQVEKRLKAKSEKYMKHFEDFYLKAVEMTGYLRTNLSSFPALQRMNQEVSVEIQLFMKFLDELKELELTEQALGSFAPLMADHMFREECYYLSKVAEAASINKPECDPGKPRLKTD encoded by the coding sequence ATGGAAAGGGATTTCAAAGCTGCTGCCTTGTATGAACACCGTTTTTGGCTTCAGGTTCTTGGTGACCATGGGAGATTCCTGCACGAGTCGCTTGTACCTGTAGAGCAGGAGGAAATAGAAACGGCGAAGTACTTTATAAATACCTTTGACAGACTGCTGCAAAGGGTCGAAACAACAGATCTCATTCATTTGAGCATGAGAGCAGATGAAGAAGCAAAGAAAATCCGGCAATTTAAGCTGGATCTGATAGAAAAAATGCTGACTGGCAATATCAAAATCCATTTCGGCCCAACCTTTGTAAACCATATGGTAAATGAGGTTGAGGAATATATCAGAGTTCTTGAGTATCTAAAAAGAGGAGAGGTACCGCCGGTATTCCACGAATTGCATCATCATACGGTCTGGCTGCTAGACGCTGCAGGTCATGCCGGTGCCATCCAAAGCAATCTTGATCAGGTTGAAAAACGTTTGAAAGCAAAAAGTGAGAAATACATGAAGCATTTTGAGGACTTTTACTTGAAAGCAGTCGAGATGACGGGTTATCTGCGAACGAATTTAAGTTCATTCCCAGCTCTGCAAAGGATGAATCAAGAGGTCTCAGTGGAAATTCAACTCTTCATGAAGTTTCTTGATGAATTAAAGGAACTCGAGTTGACTGAACAGGCACTGGGCAGCTTTGCTCCGCTAATGGCTGACCATATGTTCAGGGAAGAGTGCTATTATTTATCCAAAGTCGCCGAAGCGGCCTCAATAAATAAGCCGGAATGCGATCCTGGGAAGCCAAGATTGAAGACAGACTGA
- a CDS encoding cold-shock protein — MAFGRKPPEEIVTAETKIWVCTSDDCNCWVRDNFKSSNVPACPICQSDMEQETKVLEVVNNHSQNLIG, encoded by the coding sequence ATGGCATTTGGAAGAAAACCGCCTGAAGAGATCGTAACAGCTGAAACGAAAATATGGGTATGTACTTCTGATGATTGCAATTGCTGGGTTCGCGACAACTTTAAAAGCAGCAATGTCCCCGCATGCCCAATTTGTCAAAGTGATATGGAGCAGGAGACTAAGGTTCTTGAAGTGGTCAACAACCACAGTCAGAATTTAATTGGATAA
- a CDS encoding LysE family transporter, producing the protein MNVSLLISYIFLGLTLAAPIGPVNSARLDKGIKNGFWHAWIVGTGSMIADAIFMLLIYLGLVNFLDMPIIQIFLWLFGGFVLIYSGIECIIKANTIDLAFSRGKESMLKCFLTGFIMSISSPLSILFWLGIYGSVLAKTASNYGRTDLLIYSSMIFLGLALWDIFVAAITTGFRRFLNYGSLRAISIMSGLSLLGFGVYFGYQGIKALLF; encoded by the coding sequence TTGAATGTCAGTTTACTAATCAGTTACATATTCCTTGGGTTAACGCTGGCTGCACCAATCGGTCCGGTAAATTCAGCCAGGCTGGATAAGGGGATCAAAAATGGTTTCTGGCATGCCTGGATTGTAGGGACAGGCTCAATGATTGCCGACGCCATTTTTATGCTGTTAATCTATTTGGGTCTTGTGAATTTTTTGGACATGCCTATTATTCAAATATTTCTTTGGTTGTTTGGCGGGTTCGTCCTGATTTACTCGGGAATAGAATGTATTATAAAGGCCAATACCATTGATCTCGCTTTCAGCAGGGGTAAAGAATCGATGCTCAAATGTTTCCTTACTGGATTTATCATGTCGATCAGCAGCCCATTATCCATTCTTTTTTGGCTGGGCATCTATGGTTCTGTGCTTGCAAAAACAGCCAGCAACTATGGACGGACAGACTTGCTGATTTATAGCAGTATGATTTTTCTCGGACTGGCATTATGGGATATTTTTGTGGCAGCTATTACAACAGGTTTCAGAAGGTTCTTGAATTATGGCAGCTTGAGGGCCATCTCAATAATGTCAGGACTCTCATTGCTTGGTTTTGGTGTTTATTTCGGCTACCAGGGTATCAAGGCTTTATTATTTTAG
- a CDS encoding alpha/beta fold hydrolase, with the protein MPRCTLEYGDLYYDEIGQGNPIIFLHPPGMGRKVFEFQKPLSERYKLIFPDLSGHGESSATLKNVTIQRYAKEVLELADAIGHEKVTLCGYSSGGSIAQEFALTHPERTESIILCGGFAEVQSPSLKYEHMLGMYFVRNSPKTLAKVIATAHTFDKNYRTELIEHMLKTDLNTWFHFYHESLNYSCIGRLKNLNVPLLLIYGARDFINQHLRAYERELKDFRTAIIPKVSHQVPVKKWLEFNDEVANFMEELSARR; encoded by the coding sequence ATGCCTAGATGCACATTAGAATATGGTGATCTCTATTACGATGAGATTGGGCAGGGAAATCCAATTATCTTTCTGCATCCACCTGGTATGGGGAGGAAGGTATTTGAATTTCAGAAGCCGCTGAGCGAACGATATAAGCTTATTTTCCCCGACTTAAGCGGTCATGGGGAGTCTTCTGCTACATTGAAAAACGTTACCATCCAAAGGTATGCAAAAGAAGTGTTGGAGCTGGCTGACGCTATTGGCCATGAAAAAGTGACGTTATGCGGCTATTCCTCCGGAGGAAGCATCGCTCAGGAATTCGCCCTTACCCACCCGGAACGAACAGAATCAATTATCCTATGTGGAGGCTTTGCTGAGGTGCAATCTCCCTCATTGAAATATGAACATATGCTGGGGATGTATTTCGTCAGGAATTCACCAAAAACCCTGGCGAAGGTGATTGCAACCGCTCACACTTTCGATAAGAACTACAGGACCGAACTGATTGAACATATGTTGAAGACAGATTTAAATACATGGTTCCATTTTTACCATGAGTCATTGAATTATTCTTGTATCGGACGGCTGAAAAATTTGAATGTCCCTTTATTGCTTATTTATGGGGCGAGGGATTTTATCAACCAGCACTTAAGGGCGTATGAAAGAGAGCTTAAAGATTTCCGGACAGCGATCATCCCAAAAGTCTCTCATCAGGTGCCTGTAAAGAAATGGCTGGAGTTCAATGATGAAGTGGCCAATTTTATGGAAGAGCTATCAGCCAGGCGGTAA
- a CDS encoding DeoR/GlpR family DNA-binding transcription regulator, translating to MLTPERHQLILQIIKEKPIVKIQELVDLTEASESTIRRDLTILEEGKFLKRVHGGAARLRGKLQEPSMIEKSTKYLQEKRQIAQYAASLVEEGDSIYLDAGSTILEMVSFLPVKDIVVVTNGLMHLPQLLERNIETYVIGGYAKPKTNAIIGRGALASLEQYRFDKCFLGVNGIHPHSGYTTPDQEEALIKQKAMTLSRETFVLADDTKFSEITFAKIADLHEAAIITNTIDEDHKGQYTSKTSIKVVTS from the coding sequence ATGTTAACACCTGAGCGCCACCAGCTCATCTTACAAATAATCAAAGAAAAACCAATAGTGAAGATACAGGAATTAGTTGATCTGACTGAGGCTTCGGAGTCGACAATCCGCAGGGACCTGACCATTCTTGAGGAAGGGAAGTTCCTGAAAAGAGTGCATGGCGGAGCAGCCAGGTTAAGGGGCAAACTCCAGGAGCCAAGCATGATTGAAAAATCCACCAAATACCTTCAGGAAAAGAGACAAATCGCTCAATATGCTGCAAGTCTTGTGGAAGAAGGTGACAGCATTTACCTTGATGCCGGTTCGACTATTTTGGAAATGGTCAGTTTCCTTCCGGTTAAAGATATTGTCGTGGTTACTAACGGTCTCATGCACTTACCGCAGCTGCTTGAAAGAAATATAGAAACGTATGTGATCGGCGGATATGCCAAGCCAAAAACGAATGCGATCATCGGAAGAGGAGCTCTGGCTAGCCTTGAACAGTACCGCTTCGATAAATGCTTCCTCGGCGTTAATGGAATACATCCTCACTCTGGGTATACAACCCCAGACCAGGAAGAAGCGCTAATTAAGCAAAAAGCGATGACATTGTCACGAGAGACATTCGTCCTTGCTGATGACACAAAGTTTTCTGAGATTACCTTCGCAAAAATTGCCGATTTGCATGAGGCTGCGATCATCACAAATACAATTGATGAGGATCATAAAGGACAATATACGAGTAAAACTTCAATAAAGGTCGTGACATCATGA
- the pfkB gene encoding 1-phosphofructokinase, whose product MIYTLTLNPSVDYIVEADEIHLGSLNRSSNETKLPGGKGINVSRVLRSLGVDSKATGFIGGFTGRYVEEFLNSEDVQTSFVNVEGDTRINIKLKAGSETEINARGPEISGKAISSLKEQIKQLGKGDYLVLAGSIPSSMPDSIYEEIVQICKDTGAEVIVDAEGDLLKNILVHGPFLIKPNHHELGQFFNKEITEADEAIFYGKKLVEAGAKNVIVSLAEKGAVYINENKAYKADVPQGEVKSSVGAGDSMVAGFLAQYLKTGDRKEAFRYSVASGSATAFSIGLCTPEKVERLLHEVKILNS is encoded by the coding sequence ATGATATACACTCTGACTCTTAATCCATCTGTCGATTACATTGTTGAAGCAGATGAAATTCATTTAGGCAGTTTGAATAGAAGTTCGAATGAAACAAAACTTCCTGGCGGTAAAGGCATCAATGTTTCGAGGGTACTCCGCTCCCTTGGAGTTGATAGCAAGGCTACAGGTTTTATTGGAGGCTTCACCGGCAGGTATGTCGAGGAGTTTCTAAACAGTGAAGATGTGCAAACAAGCTTTGTCAATGTAGAGGGTGACACTCGGATCAATATTAAGCTTAAGGCCGGATCAGAGACGGAAATAAATGCCCGCGGCCCTGAGATTTCGGGAAAAGCAATAAGTTCATTGAAAGAACAAATTAAGCAGCTTGGTAAGGGCGATTACCTGGTCCTCGCTGGAAGCATTCCCTCCAGTATGCCTGATTCCATTTATGAAGAGATCGTGCAAATCTGCAAGGATACAGGAGCAGAAGTGATTGTGGATGCAGAAGGTGATTTGCTGAAAAACATCCTGGTCCACGGGCCGTTTCTGATCAAGCCGAATCATCATGAATTAGGGCAGTTCTTCAATAAGGAAATTACCGAAGCAGATGAAGCGATTTTTTATGGGAAAAAACTTGTTGAAGCTGGTGCTAAAAATGTCATCGTTTCATTGGCTGAGAAAGGTGCCGTCTATATCAATGAAAACAAAGCCTATAAAGCTGATGTTCCTCAAGGTGAGGTCAAAAGCTCAGTGGGTGCTGGCGACTCAATGGTGGCTGGTTTCCTGGCTCAGTATCTAAAAACGGGTGACCGTAAGGAAGCATTCCGCTATAGTGTTGCCTCCGGAAGCGCAACTGCGTTTTCAATCGGATTATGTACACCTGAAAAAGTTGAAAGACTTCTTCATGAAGTAAAAATACTAAACAGCTAG
- a CDS encoding fructose-specific PTS transporter subunit EIIC, protein MRITELLTKETILLSMSAASKQEAVNELVGMLERAGKITDRNTFKEAILKREQQSTTGVGDGIAIPHAKTSVVKEAAIVFGRSEAGIDYESLDGQPAHLFFMIAAPEGANNTHLEALARLSSILMKADAREKLLGAKNAEDVIGIINSYDKDESEEQVERSNKKFIVAVTACPTGIAHTYMAADSLKAKAAEMGVDIKVETNGSGGAKNVLTKEDIENAEAVIIAADTKVDMDRFAGKPLIDVPVADGIRKPKDLIEKAVKKDAPLYKASGNAAAEKKESRGGIYKHLMNGVSNMLPFVVGGGILIAISFMFGYNAFNPDDPSYHPIAKALMDIGGGAGAFGLLVPILAGFIALSIADRPGFAPGMVGGLLAATGGGGFLGGLVAGFLAGYLVLGLKKLFAGLPASLEGIKTILLYPLFGIASTGFIMLFLVNKPVGALNQAITDWLSGLGTGNAVVLGIVLGLMMAFDMGGPVNKAAYVFGTGLLANGVYEPMAAIMAAGMVPPLGIALATTFFKNKFSKEDQDAGKANYIMGLSFITEGAIPFAAADPLRVIPSVMAGSAVAGGLTMMFNIGLRAPHGGLFVVPLVEGGWLLYLAAILIGSVVTAIVLGILKKPVTK, encoded by the coding sequence ATGAGAATCACAGAACTGCTGACAAAAGAGACGATTCTATTATCAATGAGTGCTGCATCAAAGCAGGAGGCAGTAAATGAGCTTGTAGGAATGCTTGAGCGGGCGGGGAAAATCACAGACCGTAATACATTTAAAGAAGCAATCCTAAAACGAGAACAACAGAGCACCACAGGCGTAGGGGATGGAATCGCCATTCCACACGCAAAAACTTCAGTCGTAAAGGAAGCGGCAATTGTATTCGGAAGATCTGAGGCTGGAATTGATTATGAATCATTGGACGGACAGCCTGCACATCTGTTCTTTATGATTGCAGCACCAGAAGGGGCAAACAACACCCACCTGGAAGCGCTCGCGCGACTTTCTTCCATTTTGATGAAAGCTGATGCACGTGAAAAGCTTCTAGGAGCAAAGAATGCTGAAGATGTCATTGGAATCATTAACAGCTATGACAAGGATGAAAGCGAAGAGCAGGTCGAGAGGAGTAATAAAAAGTTCATCGTTGCAGTTACTGCTTGCCCTACGGGAATTGCCCATACTTATATGGCCGCAGATTCCTTAAAAGCGAAAGCAGCCGAAATGGGCGTAGATATCAAGGTTGAAACGAATGGCTCGGGCGGGGCGAAAAATGTCCTTACGAAAGAAGACATTGAAAACGCTGAAGCAGTCATCATTGCAGCTGACACAAAGGTGGATATGGATCGCTTTGCTGGCAAGCCTCTAATTGATGTTCCTGTTGCGGACGGAATCCGCAAACCAAAGGACTTGATTGAAAAAGCTGTCAAAAAGGACGCTCCACTATATAAGGCATCAGGCAATGCAGCGGCAGAAAAGAAGGAAAGCCGCGGCGGAATCTATAAGCATTTAATGAATGGCGTATCAAATATGCTCCCTTTCGTAGTCGGAGGCGGTATTTTAATCGCAATTTCATTCATGTTCGGCTATAACGCGTTTAATCCAGATGATCCTTCCTATCACCCAATTGCCAAGGCATTGATGGACATTGGCGGAGGCGCCGGTGCCTTTGGTTTACTAGTGCCTATCCTTGCCGGCTTTATTGCACTAAGTATTGCTGACAGACCAGGTTTTGCACCCGGTATGGTGGGCGGTTTGCTCGCAGCAACTGGAGGCGGCGGTTTCCTTGGAGGTTTGGTTGCCGGATTCCTCGCTGGCTATCTAGTGTTAGGATTGAAGAAATTGTTCGCTGGACTTCCTGCATCACTTGAGGGAATTAAGACCATTCTCTTATATCCGTTGTTCGGTATTGCTTCAACAGGATTCATTATGCTGTTTTTAGTAAACAAACCAGTCGGTGCCCTGAATCAGGCAATCACTGATTGGCTTTCGGGATTAGGAACAGGCAATGCTGTTGTGCTTGGTATCGTCCTCGGTTTAATGATGGCATTCGACATGGGCGGTCCAGTTAATAAAGCAGCTTACGTTTTCGGAACAGGCTTGCTTGCAAACGGTGTTTATGAGCCAATGGCTGCGATCATGGCAGCTGGTATGGTTCCTCCGCTTGGCATCGCATTGGCGACTACTTTCTTTAAAAATAAGTTTTCCAAGGAAGACCAGGATGCAGGGAAGGCAAATTACATCATGGGACTTTCTTTCATCACTGAAGGTGCAATTCCATTTGCAGCCGCCGACCCACTCCGTGTTATCCCGTCCGTAATGGCTGGGTCAGCTGTTGCAGGCGGATTGACTATGATGTTCAACATTGGCCTGAGAGCACCTCATGGCGGACTGTTCGTAGTACCGCTTGTCGAGGGAGGGTGGCTGTTATATCTGGCCGCAATACTCATCGGTTCAGTTGTCACAGCAATCGTGCTTGGAATATTGAAGAAACCAGTTACAAAATAA